In a single window of the Micromonospora inositola genome:
- the lysX gene encoding bifunctional lysylphosphatidylglycerol synthetase/lysine--tRNA ligase LysX — MTPSTASRTVTDARRADRDWRRQVPRAFATLLWVIAVVCALAALSSAVRSDIQPVRTAIDALLLPAPANLAYAVFLGTLASAVLRRKRLAYWVLVVYFTLSLAVGVLAGVLLLVVGSNELTDDAGDRLFNSLETVGVWVGIAFAGGALALLLAARREFYARVRSGSTRRALGVFLGLAAVSVGLGYLLLLVEPGSLRTWVDRLGYAIEKVFGGAITLDVTRQGHAPGWVNLLLGGFGALAFVAGLFTLLRSQRAAAVLHADEEERIRELLARHGGRDSLGYFATRRDKAAIFSASGKAAITYRVVNGVSLASGDPVGDPEAWGPAIEAWLDQARAYAWTPAVMGTSEAGAKAYHRHGLKVLHLGDEAILLAREFDLDGRDMRPVRQAVHRVERAGYTARVRRHAEIPPAELSGLARLATAWRDTEHERGFSMALGRLGDPADGDCVLVEARDAAGRVRALLSLSPWGTDGLSLDLMRRDRSAENGVTEFLVAALMGAAPRLGVERVSLNFAVFRSVFEQGARIGAGPVIRLWRHTLLFFSRWWQLESLYLSNAKYQPHWTPRYLCFAERRELARVGLAAAVAEGFVALPGGRPTPLRGVPPTGGGVGYVPPAAATVRAVPSEPAAVHLPEQIRVRLAKLDRLRAEGVDPYPVGFPRTDGCAAVRARHAGLAPDTGAGETVAVAGRVMLVRDHGHLCFATIRDGSGDLQLMLEQDLDRWRATVDIGDHVGATGEVYATRHGEVSVRVADWTLTAKCLRPLPDKHHGLADPEARVRQRYLDLAINPAARDLLRARGAALHSLRQSLADRDFLEVETPILQRVHGGANARPFLTHSNAYDLRLSLRIAPELYLKRLAVGGVERVYELGRAFRNEGVDHSHNPEFTVLEAYQAYADYHVMRGLARQLIVAAAVAVNGSPVVRRPGPGETVDIGGEWPVRTVNEAVSTALGEEVTADTDVAALRKFCDAAGVPYDPRWERGAVLLELYERLVEARTGAPTFYLDFPTDVSPLTRQHRDDPRLAERWDLVAFGIELGTAYSELVDPTEQRRRLTEQSLKAAGGDPEAMELDEDFLTALEYAMPPTGGLGLGVDRLVMLLTGRSIRETLPFPLVRESS, encoded by the coding sequence TTGACCCCGAGCACCGCGTCGCGGACGGTGACCGACGCCCGGCGCGCCGACCGGGACTGGCGCCGCCAGGTGCCCCGGGCCTTCGCCACGCTGCTCTGGGTGATCGCGGTGGTCTGCGCCCTGGCCGCGCTGAGCAGCGCCGTCCGCTCCGACATCCAGCCGGTCCGCACCGCGATCGACGCCCTGCTGCTGCCCGCGCCGGCGAACCTGGCGTACGCGGTCTTCCTCGGCACCCTCGCCTCGGCGGTGCTGCGCCGCAAGCGGCTGGCGTACTGGGTGCTGGTCGTCTACTTCACCCTCAGCCTGGCCGTCGGTGTGCTGGCCGGCGTGCTGCTGCTGGTGGTCGGCAGCAACGAGCTCACCGACGACGCCGGGGACCGGCTGTTCAACTCGCTGGAGACGGTCGGGGTGTGGGTCGGCATCGCCTTCGCCGGCGGGGCGTTGGCCCTGCTGCTGGCCGCCCGCCGCGAGTTCTACGCCCGGGTGCGCAGCGGCAGCACCCGGCGGGCCCTGGGGGTCTTCCTCGGGCTGGCGGCGGTCTCGGTCGGGCTCGGCTACCTGCTGCTCCTCGTCGAGCCGGGCAGCCTGCGGACCTGGGTGGACCGGCTCGGCTACGCCATCGAGAAGGTGTTCGGCGGCGCGATCACCCTGGACGTCACCCGGCAGGGGCACGCGCCCGGCTGGGTGAACCTGCTGCTCGGTGGCTTCGGCGCGCTCGCCTTCGTCGCCGGCCTGTTCACCCTGCTCCGGTCGCAGCGGGCCGCCGCCGTGCTGCACGCCGACGAGGAGGAGCGGATCCGGGAACTGCTCGCCCGGCACGGCGGGCGGGACTCGCTCGGCTACTTCGCCACCCGCCGGGACAAGGCGGCGATCTTCTCGGCCAGCGGCAAGGCGGCGATCACCTACCGGGTGGTCAACGGGGTCAGCCTGGCCAGCGGGGACCCGGTGGGGGATCCGGAGGCGTGGGGGCCGGCCATCGAGGCGTGGCTCGACCAGGCCCGCGCGTACGCCTGGACCCCGGCGGTGATGGGCACCAGCGAGGCGGGCGCCAAGGCGTACCACCGGCACGGGCTGAAGGTGCTGCACCTGGGGGACGAGGCGATCCTGCTGGCCCGCGAGTTCGACCTGGACGGGCGGGACATGCGCCCGGTCCGCCAGGCCGTGCACCGGGTGGAGCGGGCCGGCTACACGGCCCGGGTGCGCCGGCACGCGGAGATCCCGCCGGCGGAGCTGTCCGGGCTGGCCAGGCTGGCCACCGCCTGGCGGGACACCGAACACGAGCGAGGCTTCTCGATGGCGCTGGGCCGGCTCGGCGACCCGGCCGACGGCGACTGCGTGCTGGTCGAGGCGCGGGATGCGGCCGGCCGGGTGCGGGCGCTGCTGTCGCTGAGCCCGTGGGGCACCGACGGGCTCTCGCTGGACCTGATGCGCCGGGACCGGTCCGCCGAGAACGGAGTCACGGAGTTCCTGGTCGCGGCGCTGATGGGCGCGGCGCCCCGGCTCGGCGTCGAGCGGGTGTCGCTGAACTTCGCGGTGTTCCGGTCGGTCTTCGAGCAGGGCGCCCGGATCGGCGCCGGCCCGGTCATCCGGCTCTGGCGGCACACCCTGCTCTTCTTCTCGCGCTGGTGGCAGCTGGAGTCGCTGTACCTCTCCAACGCCAAATACCAGCCGCACTGGACGCCGCGCTACCTCTGCTTCGCCGAGCGCCGGGAGTTGGCCCGGGTGGGTCTCGCGGCGGCAGTCGCCGAGGGCTTCGTCGCCCTGCCGGGCGGGCGGCCCACCCCGCTGCGCGGGGTGCCGCCGACCGGCGGCGGGGTGGGCTACGTGCCGCCGGCCGCCGCGACGGTCCGGGCCGTGCCGTCGGAGCCGGCCGCGGTGCACCTTCCGGAGCAGATCCGGGTACGCCTGGCGAAGCTGGACCGGCTGCGCGCCGAGGGCGTCGACCCGTACCCGGTGGGCTTCCCGCGTACCGACGGCTGCGCGGCGGTGCGGGCGCGGCACGCCGGGCTGGCGCCGGACACCGGCGCCGGGGAGACCGTCGCGGTGGCGGGCCGGGTGATGCTGGTCCGGGACCACGGGCACCTCTGCTTCGCGACGATCCGGGACGGCAGCGGCGATCTGCAACTGATGCTGGAGCAGGACCTGGACCGCTGGCGGGCCACCGTCGACATCGGCGACCACGTGGGCGCCACCGGCGAGGTGTACGCGACCCGGCACGGCGAGGTGTCGGTGCGGGTGGCCGACTGGACGTTGACCGCCAAGTGCCTGCGCCCGCTGCCGGACAAGCACCACGGGCTGGCCGACCCGGAGGCCCGGGTCCGGCAGCGCTACCTCGACCTCGCCATCAACCCGGCGGCGCGGGACCTGCTGCGGGCCCGCGGCGCCGCCCTGCACAGCCTCCGGCAGTCGCTGGCCGACCGGGACTTCCTCGAGGTGGAGACGCCGATCCTGCAGCGGGTGCACGGCGGCGCGAACGCCCGCCCGTTCCTCACCCACAGCAACGCGTACGACCTGCGGCTGAGCCTGCGGATCGCCCCCGAGCTGTACCTGAAGCGGCTGGCCGTGGGCGGGGTGGAGCGGGTGTACGAGCTGGGCCGGGCGTTCCGCAACGAGGGCGTCGACCACAGCCACAACCCGGAGTTCACGGTGCTGGAGGCGTACCAGGCGTACGCCGACTACCACGTGATGCGCGGGCTGGCCCGGCAGCTGATCGTGGCCGCGGCGGTCGCGGTCAACGGGTCACCGGTGGTGCGCCGCCCCGGCCCGGGCGAGACCGTGGACATCGGCGGCGAGTGGCCGGTGCGTACGGTCAACGAGGCGGTCTCCACGGCGCTCGGCGAGGAGGTCACCGCCGACACCGACGTGGCCGCGCTGCGCAAGTTCTGCGACGCCGCCGGGGTCCCGTACGACCCGCGCTGGGAGCGCGGCGCGGTGCTGCTGGAGCTGTACGAGCGGCTGGTCGAGGCGCGGACCGGGGCGCCGACGTTCTACCTGGACTTCCCGACCGACGTCTCGCCGCTGACCCGGCAGCACCGGGACGACCCGCGGCTGGCGGAGCGGTGGGACCTGGTGGCGTTCGGGATAGAGCTGGGCACCGCGTACTCGGAGCTGGTCGACCCGACCGAGCAGCGGCGCCGGCTCACCGAGCAGTCGCTGAAGGCGGCCGGCGGCGATCCGGAGGCGATGGAGCTGGACGAGGACTTCCTCACCGCGCTGGAGTACGCCATGCCGCCCACCGGGGGTCTGGGCCTGGGCGTCGACCGGCTGGTGATGCTGCTGACCGGCCGGTCGATCCGGGAGACGCTGCCCTTCCCGCTGGTCCGCGAGTCCTCGTGA
- a CDS encoding DedA family protein yields MALAQNVDPNQFSGLTGWVATVIDSLGALGVAFLVALESIIPPIPSEIVLAMAGYLSAEGRFNVVLIVLAATAGSLLGALVLYWLGAALGEERLKRWLDHIPLVDREDLERADRWFERHGKWAVLIGRVVPVVRSLVSVPAGANRMPLGQFVLLTTLGSGVWNALLVGLGFALGSRWQQVDRYSSWFNYAIFAVFGVMIVSWSTKKLRKRRARRDRQSVTAGR; encoded by the coding sequence ATGGCTCTCGCCCAGAACGTCGACCCGAACCAGTTCAGCGGGCTGACCGGGTGGGTTGCGACCGTCATCGACTCGCTCGGCGCGCTGGGCGTGGCCTTCCTGGTGGCGCTGGAGAGCATCATCCCGCCGATCCCGAGCGAGATCGTGCTGGCGATGGCCGGCTACCTCTCGGCCGAGGGCCGGTTCAACGTGGTGCTGATCGTGCTTGCCGCCACGGCCGGCTCGCTGCTCGGCGCGCTGGTGCTCTACTGGCTCGGCGCCGCGCTCGGCGAGGAGCGGCTGAAGCGCTGGCTGGACCACATCCCCCTGGTCGACCGGGAGGACCTGGAGCGGGCCGACCGCTGGTTCGAGCGGCACGGGAAGTGGGCGGTGCTGATCGGCCGGGTGGTGCCGGTGGTCCGCAGCCTGGTCTCGGTGCCGGCCGGGGCCAACCGGATGCCGCTGGGCCAGTTCGTCCTGCTCACCACGCTCGGCAGCGGGGTGTGGAACGCGCTGCTCGTCGGGCTCGGCTTCGCCCTCGGCTCCCGCTGGCAGCAGGTGGACCGCTACAGCAGCTGGTTCAACTACGCCATCTTCGCGGTCTTCGGCGTCATGATCGTCAGCTGGTCGACGAAGAAGCTCCGGAAGCGCCGCGCGCGGCGCGACCGGCAGTCGGTGACCGCCGGCCGCTGA
- a CDS encoding DUF998 domain-containing protein — protein sequence MSRVGPARALPGLALGLAGVIYASWLIGPLLNPAFGLLDGYASELAARDQPYHLVFGLGDLVVGALASATGVALARQARGWPRWAWWGLVAFGVATALDGTVSSMDCAPTADGRCARLAELGELSWRHQGHSVSSSVAIAGGIASLLALLMARRGRGASLRWGLAVAAVLLVGTAATLVEVAHPDLALGAWQRVQLLGLSGWLVYAGVVATRPDP from the coding sequence GTGAGCCGGGTCGGCCCGGCCCGGGCGCTGCCGGGGCTGGCGCTCGGGCTGGCCGGGGTCATCTACGCCTCGTGGCTGATCGGGCCGCTGCTGAACCCGGCGTTCGGCCTCCTCGACGGGTACGCCAGCGAGCTGGCCGCCCGCGACCAGCCGTACCACCTGGTGTTCGGCCTGGGTGACCTGGTCGTCGGCGCGCTGGCGTCGGCGACCGGGGTGGCGCTGGCCCGGCAGGCCCGGGGCTGGCCGCGGTGGGCCTGGTGGGGGCTGGTCGCCTTCGGCGTGGCCACCGCCCTGGACGGCACGGTGAGTTCGATGGACTGCGCCCCGACCGCGGACGGGCGCTGCGCCCGGCTGGCGGAGCTGGGTGAGCTGTCCTGGCGGCACCAGGGGCACTCGGTCAGCTCGTCGGTGGCGATCGCCGGCGGGATCGCCTCGCTGCTCGCGCTGCTGATGGCCCGGCGCGGCCGCGGCGCGTCGCTCCGCTGGGGGCTCGCGGTGGCGGCGGTGCTGCTGGTCGGCACGGCGGCGACCCTGGTCGAAGTGGCCCATCCGGACCTGGCGCTGGGCGCCTGGCAGCGGGTCCAACTGCTCGGCCTGTCCGGCTGGCTGGTCTACGCGGGAGTCGTCGCGACCCGCCCCGACCCGTGA
- a CDS encoding YidC/Oxa1 family membrane protein insertase — translation MLAFAPLHAAASAAATVVTWLAGTLEPLTGGAATAAAIVLFTIGVRLLISPLTLAQVRGERRRAALAPEVRDLQRRYADDPARLQSELFALYRRAGASPVAGCLPALLQAPFFLVMYRLFATGDASPGLLDERLAGVPLGWHLGDGLTGPVVAVFGVLLVALLVLAWYSSRRARRAAAATGTVAGTPTEGPGAATLGRLLPLLPYTTVLVALVVPLAAVLYLVVTTGWTALEQVVLRRPQRADIDGR, via the coding sequence TTGCTCGCCTTCGCACCACTGCACGCCGCGGCGTCCGCCGCCGCTACCGTCGTCACCTGGCTCGCCGGCACGCTCGAACCGCTGACCGGCGGCGCGGCCACGGCCGCCGCGATCGTCCTGTTCACCATCGGGGTCCGCCTGCTTATCTCGCCGCTCACCCTGGCGCAGGTCCGCGGGGAGCGGCGCCGTGCGGCGCTCGCCCCCGAGGTCCGCGACCTCCAGCGCCGGTACGCCGACGATCCCGCCAGGCTGCAGAGCGAGTTGTTCGCGCTGTACCGGCGGGCCGGCGCCAGCCCGGTCGCCGGCTGCCTCCCGGCGCTGCTCCAGGCGCCGTTCTTCCTGGTCATGTACCGCCTCTTCGCCACCGGCGACGCCAGCCCCGGCCTGCTGGACGAGCGGCTGGCCGGGGTGCCGCTGGGCTGGCACCTCGGCGACGGGCTCACCGGACCGGTGGTCGCGGTCTTCGGGGTGCTGCTGGTGGCGCTGCTCGTGCTGGCCTGGTACTCCTCGCGGCGAGCCCGTCGGGCGGCCGCGGCCACCGGCACCGTCGCCGGTACGCCCACCGAGGGTCCGGGCGCGGCGACGCTGGGCCGGCTGCTGCCGCTGCTTCCGTACACCACGGTGCTGGTGGCGTTGGTGGTGCCGCTGGCGGCGGTGCTCTACCTGGTCGTCACGACCGGGTGGACCGCGCTGGAGCAGGTGGTGCTGCGCCGGCCGCAGCGGGCAGACATCGACGGACGTTGA
- a CDS encoding carboxylate-amine ligase: MRAMSGSVAERERNTAAGGTDLFTVGVEEEFLLVDPHTGAAVPAVDLVMEQVPAELRGQVEREFQTSQIEIGSPPGLELSSIRHSLGVLRAALADAAERAGVRVLAIGTGPVDGPVPPVVDKPRFDQMIERFRLLVPGPGNNGMHVHVGIPDPDTGVQVLNHVRAWLPILHAVTANSPFAKGEDTGYASWRSVEWEHWPSVSPTPFLESHEHYQRLIRQLIASGVMLDEGMLYWYARLSAKYPTVEIRIGDVCPSVDDAVLVAALVRALVATAMTDIAEGRPAVRTDHHLLVAAHWRAAHDGLEGEGVDLTDGELRPTWELLDRLVDRVRPELDRHGDLDQVTDLLGGLRRHGSGAARQRAVFARTGRLVDVVEDVARQTRG; the protein is encoded by the coding sequence GTGAGGGCGATGAGCGGGTCAGTGGCGGAGCGGGAACGGAACACCGCCGCGGGCGGCACCGACCTGTTCACCGTCGGCGTCGAGGAGGAGTTCCTGCTCGTCGACCCGCACACCGGCGCCGCCGTACCGGCCGTCGACCTGGTCATGGAACAGGTGCCGGCCGAGCTGCGCGGCCAGGTCGAGCGGGAGTTCCAGACCAGCCAGATCGAGATCGGCAGCCCGCCCGGGCTGGAACTCTCGTCCATCCGGCATTCGCTGGGGGTGCTGCGCGCCGCGCTGGCCGACGCCGCCGAGCGGGCCGGCGTACGGGTGCTCGCCATCGGCACCGGCCCGGTGGACGGCCCGGTGCCGCCGGTCGTCGACAAGCCCCGCTTCGACCAGATGATCGAGCGGTTCCGGCTGCTCGTACCCGGCCCCGGCAACAACGGCATGCACGTGCACGTCGGCATCCCGGATCCGGACACCGGCGTGCAGGTGCTCAACCACGTCCGCGCCTGGCTGCCGATCCTGCACGCGGTGACCGCCAACTCCCCGTTCGCCAAGGGCGAGGACACCGGCTACGCGAGCTGGCGGTCGGTGGAGTGGGAACACTGGCCGTCGGTGTCGCCCACCCCCTTCCTGGAGTCCCACGAGCACTACCAACGGCTGATCCGGCAGCTCATCGCCAGCGGGGTGATGCTCGACGAGGGGATGCTCTACTGGTACGCCCGGCTGTCGGCGAAGTACCCGACGGTGGAGATCCGGATCGGTGACGTCTGCCCGTCGGTGGACGACGCGGTGCTGGTCGCCGCCCTGGTGCGGGCCCTGGTGGCGACCGCGATGACGGACATCGCCGAGGGCCGGCCGGCCGTCCGGACCGACCACCACCTGCTGGTCGCCGCGCACTGGCGGGCCGCCCACGACGGGCTGGAGGGCGAGGGCGTCGACCTCACCGACGGCGAGCTGCGGCCGACCTGGGAGTTGCTGGACAGGCTGGTCGACCGGGTGCGTCCCGAGCTGGACCGGCACGGCGACCTCGACCAGGTGACCGACCTGCTGGGCGGGCTGCGTCGGCACGGCAGCGGAGCCGCCCGGCAGCGCGCCGTCTTCGCCCGTACCGGCCGGCTGGTCGACGTGGTCGAGGACGTGGCCCGGCAGACCCGTGGCTGA
- a CDS encoding cellulose binding domain-containing protein codes for MKLHPTRVATFAAAVAAALVAATVVAAPPASAATAAFVRTSSWGSGYEAKFTVTNNSSASISSWNVQFDLPAGSAVGSFWDALLTTSGQHVTAVNQSWNGALAPGASTTFGFIVSGTGDPTNCTVNGGSCTGGGGGNPSAPATPGGLRVTGTTNSSVSLAWNAVSGTVSGYRVYEGSTVRATVTGTSATASGLAACTAHSYTVAAYNASGESAKSAAVSASTTGCTGGGSGPMAAAPYLYPGWGDPPAPSTVMSATGIKWFTIAFVLSGGGCAPAWDGSGPLTGGAHASTIAAIRAAGGDVIPSFGGWSGNKLGPNCSSASALAGAYQQVINAYGLKAIDIDIENSDEFENEVVQDRILGALKIVKQNNPGIKTIVTFGTSTTGPSWWGTRLINQAAALGANIDTFTIMPFDFGGGANMYQNTVNAAEGLKNALKTAFGWSDATAYAHMGISGMNGLSDQQELTSPATWTQIRDWARARGLSRFTFWSVNRDRPCPGGGVVSNCSGIAQNTWEFTSITAQY; via the coding sequence GTGAAACTCCACCCCACCCGCGTGGCGACGTTCGCCGCCGCGGTCGCCGCCGCCCTGGTCGCGGCCACCGTCGTGGCCGCGCCACCGGCCTCCGCCGCCACCGCCGCCTTCGTCCGCACCTCCAGCTGGGGCAGCGGGTACGAGGCCAAGTTCACCGTCACCAACAACAGTTCGGCGAGCATCTCCTCGTGGAACGTCCAGTTCGACCTGCCCGCCGGCAGCGCCGTCGGCTCGTTCTGGGACGCCCTGCTCACCACCTCCGGCCAGCACGTCACCGCGGTCAACCAGTCCTGGAACGGCGCCCTCGCCCCGGGCGCCAGCACCACCTTCGGCTTCATCGTCAGCGGCACCGGCGACCCGACGAACTGCACGGTCAACGGCGGCTCCTGCACCGGTGGGGGAGGGGGCAACCCGTCCGCGCCGGCCACCCCGGGCGGCCTGCGGGTCACCGGCACCACCAACTCCTCGGTCTCGCTGGCCTGGAACGCGGTCTCCGGCACGGTCTCCGGCTACCGGGTGTACGAGGGCAGCACCGTGCGGGCCACCGTCACCGGCACGTCGGCCACCGCGTCCGGCCTGGCCGCCTGCACGGCGCACAGCTACACGGTGGCCGCGTACAACGCCAGCGGCGAGTCGGCGAAGTCGGCGGCGGTGTCGGCCAGCACCACCGGCTGCACCGGCGGCGGAAGCGGCCCGATGGCCGCCGCGCCCTACCTCTACCCGGGCTGGGGCGACCCGCCCGCGCCGTCGACCGTGATGAGCGCGACCGGGATCAAGTGGTTCACCATCGCGTTCGTCCTCTCCGGCGGCGGCTGCGCCCCGGCCTGGGACGGCAGCGGCCCGCTCACCGGCGGCGCGCACGCCAGCACCATCGCCGCGATCCGGGCGGCCGGCGGCGACGTGATCCCGTCCTTCGGCGGGTGGAGCGGCAACAAGCTGGGCCCGAACTGCTCCTCCGCGAGCGCCCTCGCGGGGGCGTACCAGCAGGTGATCAACGCGTACGGGCTGAAGGCCATCGACATCGACATCGAGAACAGCGACGAGTTCGAGAACGAGGTGGTGCAGGACCGGATCCTCGGCGCGTTGAAGATCGTCAAGCAGAACAACCCGGGGATCAAGACGATCGTCACCTTCGGCACGTCGACCACCGGCCCGTCCTGGTGGGGCACCCGGCTGATCAACCAGGCCGCCGCGCTCGGTGCCAACATCGACACCTTCACCATCATGCCGTTCGACTTCGGCGGCGGGGCGAACATGTACCAGAACACGGTGAACGCCGCCGAGGGGCTGAAGAACGCGCTGAAGACGGCGTTCGGCTGGTCCGACGCCACCGCGTACGCGCACATGGGCATCTCCGGCATGAACGGCCTCTCCGACCAGCAGGAGCTGACCTCCCCGGCCACCTGGACGCAGATCCGCGACTGGGCCAGGGCCCGGGGACTGTCCCGGTTCACCTTCTGGTCGGTCAACCGCGACCGGCCCTGCCCGGGCGGGGGCGTGGTCTCCAACTGCTCCGGCATCGCCCAGAACACCTGGGAGTTCACCTCGATCACCGCGCAGTACTGA
- a CDS encoding carbohydrate-binding protein, protein MSPVPAASAAPSTLRRSRRRLSLAAAVLATATALAAVSMTAHAAVPPPAAGWSLVWSDDFTGAAGALPSSANWIIDTGTSYPGGPANWGTGEIQTYTTSTANLSQDGGGNLRITPLRDAAGRWTSARIETVRTDFKPPAGGVLALEGRIQMPNVTGAQAAGYWPAFWALGSPYRGNYQNWPGIGELDVMENVNGLNQVWGTLHCGVAPGGPCNEFNGLGNIRACPGSSCQSAFHTYRFEWDASVSPQQLRWYVDGQLFHTVSQTQVGEPYWGQMTNHAGYFLLLNVAVGGSFPNGVAGTGTPTAATVPGRPMLVDYVAVYRRGGTGPSPSPTTPPPGGTVNPYATIQAETFSGQNGVVVEACAEGGQNLGYLRNGDWARYDNVDFGASPPRDFLARVASGAPGGVSGLVEVRLDSPTAAPIGSFAVGNTGGWQSWTSVPGNVSAVTGRHSVYLTFTSGQPADFVNVNWFTFRR, encoded by the coding sequence ATGAGTCCTGTCCCGGCGGCGTCCGCCGCCCCGTCCACCCTGCGCCGATCACGCCGCCGACTGTCGCTGGCCGCGGCCGTGCTCGCCACCGCCACCGCACTGGCCGCCGTCTCGATGACCGCCCACGCCGCCGTACCGCCGCCCGCGGCCGGCTGGAGTCTGGTCTGGAGCGACGACTTCACCGGCGCGGCCGGCGCCCTGCCGTCCTCCGCCAACTGGATCATCGACACCGGCACCAGCTACCCGGGCGGCCCGGCCAACTGGGGCACCGGCGAGATCCAGACCTACACCACCAGCACCGCCAACCTCAGCCAGGACGGCGGCGGCAACCTGCGGATCACTCCGCTGCGGGACGCCGCCGGCCGGTGGACGTCGGCCCGGATCGAGACGGTCCGCACCGACTTCAAGCCGCCGGCCGGGGGCGTGCTCGCCTTGGAGGGGCGGATCCAGATGCCGAACGTCACCGGTGCCCAGGCGGCCGGCTACTGGCCCGCCTTCTGGGCGCTCGGCTCGCCGTACCGGGGCAACTATCAGAACTGGCCCGGCATCGGCGAGCTGGACGTGATGGAGAACGTCAACGGGTTGAACCAGGTCTGGGGCACGTTGCACTGCGGTGTCGCCCCGGGCGGCCCGTGCAACGAGTTCAACGGCCTGGGCAACATCCGGGCCTGCCCGGGCAGCAGCTGCCAGTCCGCGTTCCACACCTACCGCTTCGAGTGGGACGCCTCGGTCAGCCCCCAGCAGCTCCGCTGGTACGTCGACGGCCAGCTCTTCCACACGGTGAGCCAGACCCAGGTCGGCGAGCCGTACTGGGGGCAGATGACCAACCACGCCGGCTATTTCCTGCTGCTCAACGTCGCCGTGGGCGGTTCCTTCCCGAACGGCGTCGCCGGCACGGGTACGCCGACCGCCGCGACGGTTCCCGGCCGGCCGATGCTGGTCGACTACGTGGCGGTCTACCGCCGGGGCGGCACCGGCCCGTCGCCGAGCCCGACCACGCCGCCGCCCGGCGGGACGGTGAACCCGTACGCCACCATCCAGGCGGAGACGTTCAGCGGCCAGAACGGGGTGGTCGTCGAGGCGTGTGCCGAGGGCGGGCAGAACCTCGGCTACCTGCGCAACGGCGACTGGGCCCGGTACGACAACGTGGACTTCGGGGCCAGCCCGCCGCGTGACTTCCTGGCCCGGGTGGCCTCCGGCGCGCCGGGCGGGGTGAGCGGCCTGGTGGAGGTCCGGCTGGACAGCCCGACCGCCGCGCCGATCGGCAGCTTCGCCGTCGGCAACACCGGCGGCTGGCAGAGCTGGACCTCGGTGCCGGGCAACGTCTCGGCGGTGACCGGGCGGCACAGCGTCTACCTCACCTTCACCAGCGGCCAGCCGGCCGACTTCGTCAACGTCAACTGGTTCACCTTCCGCCGCTGA
- a CDS encoding DUF6412 domain-containing protein, with the protein MLADRPVGLLAGAAVAAALLLATLLALRSRALPGAPRSGRLATALRARARGRRVPRQVDPAAAGRPRPRAPGLRPSAA; encoded by the coding sequence GTGCTGGCGGACCGGCCGGTCGGGCTGCTCGCCGGGGCGGCGGTCGCCGCCGCGTTGCTGCTGGCCACGCTGCTTGCCCTCCGGTCGCGGGCCCTGCCGGGCGCGCCCCGGTCCGGCCGGCTCGCCACCGCGCTGCGGGCCCGGGCCCGCGGTCGTCGGGTCCCCCGGCAGGTCGACCCGGCCGCGGCCGGTCGGCCGCGGCCGCGCGCCCCCGGCCTGCGCCCCTCGGCCGCGTAG